ATCGCGCTGATCGAGGAGGAAACCGCGGGCAACGACCATCCCCATACTTTCGGCCGGATGTGCGCCTTCCACGGCCAGATGGGCATGTTCACGCGCGCACTGACCTACATTCTCAGCCACGGCGCGGATGGCCTCCGGCAAGTGGCGGAGGATGCCGTGCTCAACGCCAATTATATCCTGCGCAGCCTGGAAAACACGCTGGAAGCGCCGTTCGGTGGATCGGGTCCGTGCATGCATGAGGCGTTGTTCTCGGACAATGGCGTTGCCGACGGCTTCTCGACGATCGACATCGCCAAGGGGCTGATCGACGAAGGCTTCCACCCGATGACGATGTACTTCCCGCTGGTGGTTCACGGCGCGATGCTGATCGAGCCGACGGAGACCGAGTCGAAGGCCGCCCTCGACCAGTTCATTCTCGCGCTACAGTCGGTTGCGGAGCGGGCAAAGGCGGGCGACGTCAGCCTGAAATCGGCGCCGCACTTCGCGCCGCGCAGCCGCCTCGACGAAACTCTGGCGGCGCGCAGACCGGTGCTGGTGTGGAAGGACCCCGAACTGGCGCAGGCGGCGGAGTAAGATGGCGCGAATTGGTCCGGCAGTGCGGCTTTGACCGGTCCCGCGCCATGGATTCCGGCCGAGGCGGGCGGCGCTGAGCGGCGCCACGCACCCGCCACGCTGCGCAACCGCATGGCGATCGCGGACGTGCTGCGCGAGGTGTTGCCGCGGTCAGGCACGGTGCTGGAGATCGCGAGCGGATCGGGCGAGCATGCCGCTTATTTCGCAGGCGAGTTTCCGGCGCTGGCGTGGCAGCCGAGCGACCCGGACGGTGCTGCGCTGACCTCGATCGCGTCTTGGTGCGAGGGGATAGAAAACGTCCTGCCGCCGCTCGACCTCGATGCCGCCGCGCCGGCCTGGCCAGTGTCGGGGGCGGATGCGGTATTGTGCGTCAACATGGTGCATATCAGCCCGTGGGAGGCCACGCTCGGCCTGATGGCGGGCGCGGGGCGGGTGCTGGTGAGCGGCGCGCCGCTGATCCTGTACGGCCCGTTTCTGCGCGATGACGTGCCGACGGCGGCGAGCAACCTTGCCTTCGACGAATCATTGCGCGCGCGGGATCCGGCATGGGGCATCCGCTCGATCGCGGCCGTGGCGGCGGCGGGCACGGGGTTCACGCTTGAGCGGGCGATCGAGATGCCCGCGAACAACCTCATGCTGGTGTTTCGGCGCCGCTAAGTCGTTACCGCCTGCGTCGTCTCGGTCTGGCGGCGGACATGTTCGCGCCAGACGATGTAGAGGCCGCTTGCGACGATGATCGGCGCGCCGATCCAGGTCGCCGGGCCGGGCAGGGTGTTGAACACCAGCCAGCCGAAGAGCGTCGCCCAGATCAGTGAGGAATAATCCATCGGCACCACCACCGACACCGGCCCCAGCCCGAGCGCGGACGTCATCGCCAGTTGCGCAGCACCGCCCAGCAGCCCGACAGCGGCAAGCAGCACCCACGTCTCAAGCGGGTGGCTCCGGAACACGAAGGCGTAGAGAATCCCCAGCGGGACCAGCGACAGCGTCGAGAACCAGAAGACCGTCGTCATCGCGGCTTCAGTCCGGCCGATCTGGCGCAGCAGGATCGAGACGCTGGCGGTCAGCGACGCGGCGATCAGGCCCGTGACCGCACCCCAGATCGGGAAACCGCCGCTGCCCGGCTGCGCGACGATCAACACGCCGCCGAACCCGACCAAAACCGCCAGCCAGCGATGCCAGCCGGTCGGTTCGCGCAAGACCAGCGCGCCCAGGATGGTGGCGAAGATCGGCATGGTGAAGCCGATCGTCGTCGCCTCGGCCAGCGGCAGCGCGAGAATGGTGGCAAAGGTGAAGGCCATGGCGATCAGCCCCATCACCGCGCGCAGCAGATGCGCGGGCATCCGCGTGGTCGCCACCGAGTGTAAGCCGGGCCCGGCCAGGACGATGCCGCCGACCAGCACCGCCGCGCCGAATTGCCGCCAGAACAGGATCTCACCGATTGCCGCGCCGTGTAGCTCGCTCAATTTGATGCACATGTTCATGGCGGCGAACAGCACGACCGAAAGCAATCGCATTCCGATCGCCGTCAGGATGCGGTCGTCGGCTCTGGTCATGGGCGATGCCTGTGCATGACCGGCTCAATGGCCGCACGGACGCAATGAAACAAGCATGTCGCGCGCGAAGTCATTTCGTGCGGGGTGACGGCGGCGCAAAGCCGCGCTATCCGCGCTGCCATGATCAAACGCGCACTCCCCGTCACCCGCGAGGCCGATTTCTCCGCCTGGTACCAATCCGTCATCTCGGAGGCCGATCTGGCCGAGGAGTCAGGCGTGCGCGGCTGCATGGTGATCCGCCCTTGGGGATATGGCATCTGGGAGCGGATCCAGCGGCTGCTCGACGACCGAATCAAGGCGACCGGGCATGAGAATTGCTATTTCCCGCTATTCATCCCGCTCTCCTATTTCGAAAAGGAGGCCGAGCATGTCGAGGGCTTCGCCAAGGAAATGGCGGTCGTTACGCACCACCGGCTGAAATCGGACGGGAAGGGCGGCTTGATCCCCGATCCCGAGGCCAAGCTGGAGGAGCCGCTGGTCGTGCGGCCCACGTCGGAGACGGTGATCGGCATGGCCTTTGCGCGCTGGGTGCAATCGTGGCGCGATCTGCCGGTGCTGATCAACCAATGGGCGAACGTCGTCCGCTGGGAGATGCGCACGCGCATGTTTCTGCGCACGTCCGAATTCCTGTGGCAGGAAGGGCATACCGCGCACGCCACGGCCGAGGAAGCGCGCGACGAGACGCTCAAGATGCTCGAAGTCTATCGCAGCTTTGCCGAGGATTGCCTCGCGCTGCCGGTGGTGGCAGGCGAGAAGCCCGAGAATGAGCGCTTCCCCGGTGCAGTCGCGACCTACAGCATCGAGGCGATGATGCAGGACGGCAAGGCGCTGCAGGCGGGCACGTCGCATTTCCTGGGCACCAATTTCGCACACGCGCAGAACATCCGTTTCCAGAACGACCAGGGCGAGTTCGTCTTCGCCAATACGACGAGCTGGGGTGTGTCGACGCGGATGATCGGCGGGGTCATCATGGTCCACGGCGATGACGACGGCCTGCGCGTGCCGCCGGTGATCGCGCCGTGGCAAGTCGTGATCGTACCGATGCTGCGCGACAACCCTGAGGATGCCGAGATCATCGCCTATTGCAAAAGCCTGCAGGCGGAACTCGCCACGCAGTCCGCGCTGGGCGAGCCGGTGCGCGCCTTGCTCGACCTCAAATTCGGCAAGGCCGCGACCAAGCGCTGGAGTTGGGTCAAGAAGGGCGCGCCGATCGTAATCGAAGTCGGCGGGCGCGACGTGGCGGGCGGCAACGTGTCGGTGATCCGGCGCGACCGGCTGTACCGTGAGGACGGTAAGCTCGATAGCGCGGTGATCGCACGGGGCGATTTCGTGTCGACCGTTTCGGCTATGCTTGAAGACATCCAGACGTCGCTCCACACCGAGGCGCGCGCGCGGTTGAACGCCAACATCACCCCCGCCGCCGACTTCGCTACAGTCGAGCGCCACTTTGCCGAGGGGGTGAAGAACCCCGGCTGGCTCGAAGTGCAATGGTCGAAGCCGACCGGGCCTGCGCTCGACGGGGTGGTCGAACGGTTGAAGGCGCTGAAGCTCACGCTGCGCAACGCGCCGATCGAGCAGGCGGCGGCGGATGGGGCGTGTATCTTTACCGGCGATCCGGCGGTGGAACGCGTGCTTGTTGGCCGGAGTTATTAGTCGATAACGATCCGCGCAAAGTCACATCAAGGTCACACAACCGGCGCTATCGGGCTGCGCTAAAAGTCACAAAGGTTAGGCTAACGAGGCCGGTCTATCGGGTCTCGCGCACAACCGACTGCCCTGGAGACGTGCCCGCAAACGGCGTGACAGCACGTTTCAATGAGCTTGCAAACCTGACTTTGTCGGTATCGATTCCCAACCTATCGTAGACCTATGTGTGTAGGACAGCCCGTTAACTGCGGGGCGATACGGGTTCTTCACGTTGCCGTCGTAGCCTGGCGACATGAGTGCACTCGATGGTATATCGGCGAAGTCTATCCTGCTCGGCGCGGGCGCGCTCGGCGCGGTGCTCGGTGTTGGCAGTGTCGCAATGTCGCCGGAAGGGCGCGCTGCCGTGGCGACGAAAGCCCGCGATGTCGCAGTCGCAACCGGCGTGAAGCGCGCGCGTGAACCGCAGGCGGGCGATCATTGGGGTGGCTGCGATTCGGCGCGCGCGGCGGGCACTGCGCCTATCTTTCGCGGCGAACCCGGCTATCGCCCCGAGATGGACGGCGACGACGACGGGATTGCCTGCGAACCGCCGCGGCGTTGAGACGGGAACGGCCGGCATAACCGCCCGTTCGACAATGCTATCGTGCTGTTGCTTTTGATGTCTCACATTCTTGATCGAGCGCAACGAGCCGGCGACCAAGCCAGTCGGTGCCGACGAGCTCCCGGTACAACGGTTCGCAAATCTGCCGCAATTCGGCCTCGTCGCGCGCCGATACGCGATGGCGCCATTCGCCGACCATCGCCGATGCGTTGCGCACCAGATGTTCGACCTTCCCTTCGGGCGGGATAACGATGTCGCCGCCCGTTGCGTGCGTGACCGCCTCGCGCATCTTCGATGAATAAGCGATGCCGAGCGCCCGTGTCACGCGGTCCATCTCGCCGTGCGGATCCGCGCAGAAATCCTCATGCGACAGAAGAACGGCGGAGTTCGGAAACCGCCGCTGCGTTTCAAGTGCGTGCCGGTTTACGATCCGCCAGAGCAGCCCCGCCTGCGCGGCTTCCGTGGTTGCCATCGCGCGTTCTTCCCGCGAGCAGGACTCCTGTTCGACCAGGTCGTCGAGCCAAACCGCGGCGTCCCATTGCACGCGCCGCAGGGATGCCAGGAAGGCGCCAGGATGGCGCACGGTGAACAGCGCGCGGAAATCATGCTGCTCGATCAGATATTGTGCCGACAGTGTAAGATAAGGACATTTGACGACGATCCGCTGCGGCCGCCGAACGCGCGCCGCGACATATTCGCGGAGCATCGGGGTACCCTTGAACCAGCGTGAAAGGTTTGGGGTCTCGTCGCGCCGTGTGCGCCACTTGGTATTCCTGCCCGCGACGTAGTCGTCGATCACATGCCGCCATCGGCTGCCGGCCCGGTCGGCGGAGGCATACCACCGATCGACGCAAGCGATCCCGCTAAGTGGACTGAAGGGTTCGAACAATTGAGCGGTGCGAGGGTCTGCGCTCAGCAGGTCGCCGAGCAAGGTCGTTCCGCTCCGATGCGTGCCGCATACGACGATACGGTCCGCGGCGACGAGACCACTCGCTCCAGTGGCAGCAGAAATAAATCGATCGAACTGGGCTGACTGCAACAACATTCCCCTAGCGATAGTCATACTTTAGAATGATGTCACCTGATTGACTGTAATAAAGTGTAACGTGGGCGTCTATCCCCTTCGCATACGGAATTGACTCCGCTCGGGTGAACGTCGTAGCCTGCATCTGAAAAGGGGATGGCAGTGCTCGAAGAAGTTCAGCTGGACGCGTATGCGCTTCCGCATAATCACCAAGTCTATAAGTGCTTCCCCGGCGAGGGCTATGCTGCCCTTGAGCGCGGCGGAGGCGCAGCAGGTGGCCGACGGTAAGGTTCGGATCGTTCTGCATGCAGTTGGCGGTGCAGACCCCGGATGCCAGCTAATCGTTGAAGCGGCGGTAGCAGAATATGTCAGATCGTTGGGGCCGGAGAGGCTTTTAGAAGCGTGCGAGTTTGGGAAAAAGGCGCATGTCGATGCCACGCTTTCCAGCAAAGTTCATTTGAAAAAGACGCTCAAGAAGCCTATATAGCCCGGGTGACTACCATGGCCATACCTGCGAACCATCGCGCCAATATCGGCCGGGGAACCATGTTTATCGCGGGGTCGTTAGCAACCGCGCTGGTTGGTGCGCCTGTTGGAATTTACGTCGCAACTCACGCAAATACAATAATGATTGTTCAGCAGCAAACACTCGCGGATCTTCAAAACTTTGAGAACACGGGTGCCCAATTGGACAACCGAGTTAGCGGTATGAGCGATGCCTTGGTCGATGGTCGGGGCGTTAATGACGCACGCCGCGCGCTCCGCGATGCAGTTTCGGCGCACTCATCGGCAGCGTTTGCTCTTCGCGATGATATGGGCGGCGACTACCCTCCCTATGCTACAAAACTGCGCGAGCTTCGCAATTTTGCAGATAAGGCCAATACCCCACGCGAAGGGGTCAAGGTCTTTCAATCTTTGGTCGATTTAATCGCTCTACGAAAGGATGCGGCGGGTCGTATCAAATTGAAAGTTGCTGGAAAATGACAAGCCTGCGCAAAGCCCGAGAAAGCGGCACGATTGCCCAGTTTGCCGCCAAGCGAGAAGCCGACGCTCCCGGTGACGAAGCCGCGTTCAATCGCGCTTTGTCGTCAATGGCCGGAACGTCGAAAGCAGTTCCGGCAGCATCGAAGCCGCGTCGTTCCGGCGATTGAAGCGATACTCAAATTCCTTGGTATAGCGGCCAAGGTATTTCGGGCTGACGCTGACATGCGTGCCGTTGATCGAGCATTTCAGGTGCCGCCAGAAACTTTCGATGCTGTTCGTGCTCGCACCCTGAAACCCGACATACTCGTGCGCGCCGTGGTTGACTGTCATGTGGCGATAGCCTGCCGTGTGCAGCCCGCGATAGCTGTTCAGTTCATCAGTGTGCAGTTCGCCGCCCGGAAGGACGTTGGCAACCACAACCGGCTGTAGAGTGACGCGGCGCTGGTTCGGCACAACCTGCGTGATGATGTCCCCGCCACGTTCCATCATGCCGATCACGACAGTCTTACCAGCCGATCCGCGCATGTGCTTGCCGCGCTGCACGCCGCCTACCAGCGTCTCGTCAACTTCGACCGCCGTGCCAACGCCGCCGATCGGCTCTTCACCGTCAACGTCTGCCATGTGCTGGCGGATCAAACCGGCCATGCGCCATGCGGTCTTATACGTCACACCAAGCTGGCGCTCCAATTCCTTCGCGCTGACACCGTGCCGCGTCGTGGTGAACAGGTGGATTGCGTAGAACCAAAGCTGCAAAGGCGTGCGCGTCTGTTCGAACGGGGTGCCGACTGTGGGATGCAGATGATGGCCGCACCACTGGCACGAATAAGCGCGCTCGGCTTTGATCCGATACCAATTCGAAGGGCGCTCGCACGAGGGGCAAGCGAAGCCCTGTCCAAACCGCACGTTGAACAGATGCGTCAGACAGGTTTCATCGTCAGGAAACTGCTTGAAAAACTGCGTCGTGGTGAGGGGTTTCTGTGCCATGCACCATTATATACCGCATTCGTTCTACGTATGCAAGGGGGATAGACGCCGTAACGTGGCCGAAATGGACCTAATCAGTTGGTCAATCGAACGTTAATACCATGGCGGGCAAGCATGTAAGGACTGTTTCGTTAACGCAACGTTCACTTCAATTGTATGTTACGTTACCGTAACTGTTACTGTGTTAGGGTGACCTGCGACTTCAATGGCGTGCATGGTGTCCGCATCAGTTGCCCAGTCGTCGTGGCATAGCGGTTTGATGCCTGGTCAGGCGCGAGGCAGCGTGACGGTGGCGCATCTCGAGCGACGTTGGGTGGCGTAGGACGCCAACTGCTTGCGGCGATCCGCAGCGTTGTCGAGGTTGAGTTCGGACCCTAGCGTTTTGCTGCGGGCGCCCCGACGTGCGTTTCACCGCGGGCAGCGGCGAGGCGGACCTGGCGGTGGCGCTCAGCCGCAGCCGCACGTTTGGCGGCGTCGCTGGTGGCAGCACACGCGGGGCAAGCGACTCCTTCCTCAAACAGCGGCGACCCGCGGTCTTCCGGGCTCACCGGCATGCGGCAGCCGCGGCAGAGATCGTGCGTTCCGGGGGCGAGGCCGTGGCCCACACTCACCCGTTCGTCGAACACGAAGCATTCGCCGTGCCAGCGGCTTTGCTCCGCTGGCACCTCCTCGAGATATTTCAGGATGCCGCCTTGGAGATGGAAGACGTCGCTCAACCCCTCGGCCTTGAGGAAAGCGGTCGATTTCTCGCAGCGGATCCCGCCTGTGCAGAACATCGCGATCTTCTTCCCTTCGAGCTCGGCACGGTGCGCGCGCGCCCAGGCGGGAAAGTCGCTGAACGCAGCCGTCCGAGGGTCGATCGCGCGTTCGAAACTGCCGACCTTCACCTCATAAGCGTTGCGCGTATCGATGACGATCGTGTCGGGATCGTCGATCAACGCGTTCCAGTCAGCAGGCACGACATACGTGCCAACGCCACTGCGTGGATCGATATCGGGTTCGCCCATGGTGACGATCTCTCGCTTCAGGCGGACCTTGAGGCGGTGGAACGGCATCGTCGCGGCGTCGCTATGCTTGACGGCAATGTCTGCGCAGTCGGGCAAGGTGCGGATATGGGCGATCGTAGCGGCGATGCCGTCGACCGGCCCGGCGATGGTTCCGTTGATGCCTTCGCGTGCGAGCAGCAGCGTGCCCTTGATACCGTTCGCGGCGCACAGGTCGAGCAGGGGTGCGCGCAACGCTGCGGGATCGGGAAAGCGCGCGAAGCGATAGAGCGCGGCGACGTGGATGGGGGCGGGGCGTGTCATAAGGTCGTGCGCTTTACGACAGGATCGCAGGAAACCAAATCGCTTCCCCGGCGAAGGCCGGGGGCCAGTAGCGGAACGATCGAATGTTAGCTAATGCGCCACATTACGTCGATCTTCGCGACTGGGCTCCGGGCTCCGCCTGGGAAGCGCAGAAAAGATGGTGCGCGCGCCAGCGCGCCTGTGCTCGCTACGCCGCCTTCAAAGACTGCATGTCGATGACGAAGCGATATTTGACGTCGCTTTTCACCATCCGGTCATAAGCGGCGTCGATATCCTGGATGTTGATCATCTCGATATCGGAGGTCAGGCCGTGCTTGACGCAGAAATCGAGCATGTCCTGCGTTTCGGCGATACCGCCGATCAACGATCCGGCAAGCGCACGGCGCTTGAAGATCAGATTGCCGACGCTGGGGGAGGGATGCGGCGTCTCGGGTACGCCAACCAGAGTCATCGTCCCGTCGCGCTTGAGCAAGACGAGAAACGGATCGAGGTCGTGGCTTGCGGCCACGGTGTTGAGGATGAAATCGAAGCTGCCGAGATGCTCGGCCATCGCATCGGCGTCCTTCGACACGATCAGGTCGGTCGCGCCGAGGCGCTTGGCATCGTCGCGTTTGCCCGGCGAGGTGCTGAAGACATAGACTTCGGCACCCATCGCGGCGGCGATCTTGACCCCCATATGACCGAGGCCGCCGAGGCCGACGATGCCGACCTTTTGCCCCGGGCCGACCTTCCAATGGTGCAGCGGCGAATAGGTGGTGATTCCGGCGCACAGCAGCGGTGCCACCGCGGCGAGATCTGCCTCGGCATGCGTCACCTTCAGCACGAAATCCTGCTTCACTACGATATGGTCGGAATAGCCGCCCATCGTGTGGCCACCCGAAACCGTGTCGGGGCCGTTATAGGTGCCGACGAAGCCGGTCGTTTCGCAATATTGCTCTTCGCCGTCGTTGCACGACGGGCAATGGCCGCAGCTGTCGACCATGCAGCCGACGCCGGCGATGTCGCCGACCGCGAATTTGGTGACGTTCTTGCCGACGGCGGAAACGCGCCCGACAATCTCGTGGCCGGGCACGCACGGATACAGCGTGCCGCCCCATTCCCCACGCACGGTGTGGAGATCGGAGTGGCATACCCCGCAGAACAGGATGTCGATCGCGACATCCTCGGCACCGGGATCACGGCGGTCGAAGGTGAAGGGCGCGAGCGGCGCGTGGGCGACGTGCGCCGCAAAGGCGTGCGTTGTGGTTGGCATGGTTGATCTTTCAGAGCCGGCGCGGCGCGCGGGCGGAATTCTGGGCAAGGCAGCCCAGGCAGTGGTAACCAGCAAGCACCCGCCATCGTTCCAGCGTCAGCGCGGGAAAGTTGCGTTCCACCACGCCGTGAGCCGTGCGCGCTCGGCTGCGGTTACATGCAGGCCGAGTTTGCTCCGCCGCAGCAGGACGTCGTCGGTGCTGCGCGCCCATTCGCGGTCGTGGAGCCAGCGGGCCTCGACTTCGGTGAGCCCGCCGCCGAGATCGACGCCCATCGCGGCTTCGTCGGCGATCCCTTCCAGCAGCTCGGGCAGCATCGATCCGTAGGCATGTGCCATCCGTTCGGCGCGCGCTGCACCCAGGAAAGGCCAAGTTGCCTGCACGTGCGCGATGAAGCTCGGCAGATCGGCGATCGCGCCGCCGGGGAAAACGCGGACGCGGGTGACCGGATGCGCCTTGAAGCCCATTGGCGCGGCGAGCTTCTCCAGCGCTTCCTCGGCCAGGTGCCGCGCGGTGGTGATCTTGCCGCCAAACACGGACAGCAAGGTCGGGCCGTTGGTGTCGAGTTCGAGCACGTAATCGCGCGTGACTTCCTTGGCCTCGCTTGCGCCGTCGTCATAGAGCGGACGCACGCCGGACCAGGTCGAGGTGACGTCGGCGGGGCTGATCTGCTTGATGAAGTGGCGGTTCACCGCCTCGCACAAATAGGCAATCTCGTCGGCGTCGATCTGCGCATCCTCGGGCGCATCTACGGGCACGTCGGTGGTGCCGATCTCGGTGAAGTCGCCTTGATAGGGGATGGCGAAGACGATGCGGCGGTCGGGTTGCTGCAGGATATAGGCGTGGTCGCCCTCGAACAGTTTGGGCACGACGATATGGCTGCCCTTCACCAGCCGCACGCCCGATGCGGCGTTGACGCCGAGCCGCCCGAGCAATTGATGGACCCACGGGCCGGCGGCGTTGACCATCGCGCGCGCGGTTACCTCGCGCCCATCAGACAGCGTTGCACGCCATACATCGCCCTCGCGCCGCGCGGATTCGAGCGCGGTGCCGACCAGGATCTCCGCGCCGTTCGCGGCGGCATCGACCGCGTTGAGCACGGTCAGGCGCGAATCGTCGACGAAGGCGTCGGAATAGACGAACCCGCTCGATCCACCCTTTAGCGGGGCGCTGAACGCGGTGTCGGACTTGCGTAAGCCCCGCGAGCGCGGGAGCGACATCTTGCCGCCGAGGAAATCATAGAGATAGAGCCCGATCCGCAGCATCCACCACGGCCGCACCGAATTTTCCTGCGGCAGCACGAATCGCAACGGATGGATGATGTGCGGGGCGGCCTTCACCAGCCGTTCCCGTTCCCGGAGCGCCTCTGCGACCAGTTTGAAGTCGTAATATTCGAGATAGCGCAAGCCGCCATGGATGAGCTTGGTCGACGCCGACGAGGTGTGCGCGGCAAGATCGTCGCGCTCGACCAGCAGGATTTTCAGGCCAAGCAGCGACGCTTCGCGCGCGATTGCGCAGCCGTTGATGCCGCCGCCAACGATAAGCAGGTCATATGTCATCGCTGTCACCTAGCGGGACAGGTAGGGCGTGTCACCCGCCGTTGCGACGCCGGATGATCGCGGCCTGTTGACCGTCAGCGAGTCGCACTGTATGCGCACCCCCGCTCGACTGGGAGTTTGCTTCCGGATGAGTGCCTGAACATTGCTGGATGCATTCCAGGGTCCGGGGGGCGATTCGCCTCTGTCGGTCCCTTTTGTATTTCGAGCTTCCGGCTCCAGCAAAGTAACCAATTTCTCAAGGTGAAGAGATTCATGCCGACGATCAACCAGCTGGTCCGCAAGGGCCGCGAACAGCAGAAGGCCAAGAACAAGGTCCCTGCGATGGAAGCGAACCCGCAGAAGCGCGGCGTTTGCACCCGCGTCTACACGACGACCCCGAAGAAGCCGAACTCCGCACTGCGCAAGGTGGCCAAGGTCCGCCTGACCAACCAGCGCGAAGTCATCAGCTACATCCCCGGTGAGGGCCATAACCTGCAGGAGCATTCGGTCGTGCTGATCCGCGGCGGTCGCGTTCGCGATCTTCCCGGTGTGC
Above is a genomic segment from Sphingomonas sp. HMP6 containing:
- a CDS encoding excalibur calcium-binding domain-containing protein → MSALDGISAKSILLGAGALGAVLGVGSVAMSPEGRAAVATKARDVAVATGVKRAREPQAGDHWGGCDSARAAGTAPIFRGEPGYRPEMDGDDDGIACEPPRR
- a CDS encoding NAD(P)-dependent alcohol dehydrogenase; its protein translation is MPTTTHAFAAHVAHAPLAPFTFDRRDPGAEDVAIDILFCGVCHSDLHTVRGEWGGTLYPCVPGHEIVGRVSAVGKNVTKFAVGDIAGVGCMVDSCGHCPSCNDGEEQYCETTGFVGTYNGPDTVSGGHTMGGYSDHIVVKQDFVLKVTHAEADLAAVAPLLCAGITTYSPLHHWKVGPGQKVGIVGLGGLGHMGVKIAAAMGAEVYVFSTSPGKRDDAKRLGATDLIVSKDADAMAEHLGSFDFILNTVAASHDLDPFLVLLKRDGTMTLVGVPETPHPSPSVGNLIFKRRALAGSLIGGIAETQDMLDFCVKHGLTSDIEMINIQDIDAAYDRMVKSDVKYRFVIDMQSLKAA
- a CDS encoding sulfotransferase, whose product is MTIARGMLLQSAQFDRFISAATGASGLVAADRIVVCGTHRSGTTLLGDLLSADPRTAQLFEPFSPLSGIACVDRWYASADRAGSRWRHVIDDYVAGRNTKWRTRRDETPNLSRWFKGTPMLREYVAARVRRPQRIVVKCPYLTLSAQYLIEQHDFRALFTVRHPGAFLASLRRVQWDAAVWLDDLVEQESCSREERAMATTEAAQAGLLWRIVNRHALETQRRFPNSAVLLSHEDFCADPHGEMDRVTRALGIAYSSKMREAVTHATGGDIVIPPEGKVEHLVRNASAMVGEWRHRVSARDEAELRQICEPLYRELVGTDWLGRRLVALDQECETSKATAR
- a CDS encoding IS1595 family transposase, encoding MAQKPLTTTQFFKQFPDDETCLTHLFNVRFGQGFACPSCERPSNWYRIKAERAYSCQWCGHHLHPTVGTPFEQTRTPLQLWFYAIHLFTTTRHGVSAKELERQLGVTYKTAWRMAGLIRQHMADVDGEEPIGGVGTAVEVDETLVGGVQRGKHMRGSAGKTVVIGMMERGGDIITQVVPNQRRVTLQPVVVANVLPGGELHTDELNSYRGLHTAGYRHMTVNHGAHEYVGFQGASTNSIESFWRHLKCSINGTHVSVSPKYLGRYTKEFEYRFNRRNDAASMLPELLSTFRPLTTKRD
- the trhO gene encoding oxygen-dependent tRNA uridine(34) hydroxylase TrhO codes for the protein MTRPAPIHVAALYRFARFPDPAALRAPLLDLCAANGIKGTLLLAREGINGTIAGPVDGIAATIAHIRTLPDCADIAVKHSDAATMPFHRLKVRLKREIVTMGEPDIDPRSGVGTYVVPADWNALIDDPDTIVIDTRNAYEVKVGSFERAIDPRTAAFSDFPAWARAHRAELEGKKIAMFCTGGIRCEKSTAFLKAEGLSDVFHLQGGILKYLEEVPAEQSRWHGECFVFDERVSVGHGLAPGTHDLCRGCRMPVSPEDRGSPLFEEGVACPACAATSDAAKRAAAAERHRQVRLAAARGETHVGAPAAKR
- a CDS encoding DMT family transporter, yielding MTRADDRILTAIGMRLLSVVLFAAMNMCIKLSELHGAAIGEILFWRQFGAAVLVGGIVLAGPGLHSVATTRMPAHLLRAVMGLIAMAFTFATILALPLAEATTIGFTMPIFATILGALVLREPTGWHRWLAVLVGFGGVLIVAQPGSGGFPIWGAVTGLIAASLTASVSILLRQIGRTEAAMTTVFWFSTLSLVPLGILYAFVFRSHPLETWVLLAAVGLLGGAAQLAMTSALGLGPVSVVVPMDYSSLIWATLFGWLVFNTLPGPATWIGAPIIVASGLYIVWREHVRRQTETTQAVTT
- the rpsL gene encoding 30S ribosomal protein S12, yielding MPTINQLVRKGREQQKAKNKVPAMEANPQKRGVCTRVYTTTPKKPNSALRKVAKVRLTNQREVISYIPGEGHNLQEHSVVLIRGGRVRDLPGVRYHVLRGVLDTQGVKDRRQSRSKYGAKRPK
- the proS gene encoding proline--tRNA ligase, producing the protein MIKRALPVTREADFSAWYQSVISEADLAEESGVRGCMVIRPWGYGIWERIQRLLDDRIKATGHENCYFPLFIPLSYFEKEAEHVEGFAKEMAVVTHHRLKSDGKGGLIPDPEAKLEEPLVVRPTSETVIGMAFARWVQSWRDLPVLINQWANVVRWEMRTRMFLRTSEFLWQEGHTAHATAEEARDETLKMLEVYRSFAEDCLALPVVAGEKPENERFPGAVATYSIEAMMQDGKALQAGTSHFLGTNFAHAQNIRFQNDQGEFVFANTTSWGVSTRMIGGVIMVHGDDDGLRVPPVIAPWQVVIVPMLRDNPEDAEIIAYCKSLQAELATQSALGEPVRALLDLKFGKAATKRWSWVKKGAPIVIEVGGRDVAGGNVSVIRRDRLYREDGKLDSAVIARGDFVSTVSAMLEDIQTSLHTEARARLNANITPAADFATVERHFAEGVKNPGWLEVQWSKPTGPALDGVVERLKALKLTLRNAPIEQAAADGACIFTGDPAVERVLVGRSY
- the glpD gene encoding glycerol-3-phosphate dehydrogenase, coding for MTYDLLIVGGGINGCAIAREASLLGLKILLVERDDLAAHTSSASTKLIHGGLRYLEYYDFKLVAEALRERERLVKAAPHIIHPLRFVLPQENSVRPWWMLRIGLYLYDFLGGKMSLPRSRGLRKSDTAFSAPLKGGSSGFVYSDAFVDDSRLTVLNAVDAAANGAEILVGTALESARREGDVWRATLSDGREVTARAMVNAAGPWVHQLLGRLGVNAASGVRLVKGSHIVVPKLFEGDHAYILQQPDRRIVFAIPYQGDFTEIGTTDVPVDAPEDAQIDADEIAYLCEAVNRHFIKQISPADVTSTWSGVRPLYDDGASEAKEVTRDYVLELDTNGPTLLSVFGGKITTARHLAEEALEKLAAPMGFKAHPVTRVRVFPGGAIADLPSFIAHVQATWPFLGAARAERMAHAYGSMLPELLEGIADEAAMGVDLGGGLTEVEARWLHDREWARSTDDVLLRRSKLGLHVTAAERARLTAWWNATFPR
- a CDS encoding DUF938 domain-containing protein: MTGPAPWIPAEAGGAERRHAPATLRNRMAIADVLREVLPRSGTVLEIASGSGEHAAYFAGEFPALAWQPSDPDGAALTSIASWCEGIENVLPPLDLDAAAPAWPVSGADAVLCVNMVHISPWEATLGLMAGAGRVLVSGAPLILYGPFLRDDVPTAASNLAFDESLRARDPAWGIRSIAAVAAAGTGFTLERAIEMPANNLMLVFRRR